In Labrus mixtus chromosome 13, fLabMix1.1, whole genome shotgun sequence, a single genomic region encodes these proteins:
- the ackr3a gene encoding atypical chemokine receptor 3a: MSLSTSELEDLWESFGDLNFSLTFSNISSVDAMVCATAFNRSALLYSMCVLYTFIFIVGLAANALVLWVNIRAQRDSTPRHETHMYIAHLAVADLCVCATLPVWVSSLAQHGHWPFGEVACKLTHLLFSVNLFGSIFFLACMSVDRYLSVAKHGDGEGGARRKLIRRGVCVGVWLLALVASLPDTYFLGTVKSTHGDTMLCRPVYPEGNPREWMVGVQLSFILLGFVLPFPVIAVFYALLASAFTRSSSSSSPSSTVEQERRVSRRVILAYIVVFLGCWGPYHAVLLADSLSQLGLVPLTCGLENVIYVALHLTQCLSLLHCCFNPILYNFINRNYRYDLMKAFIFKYSTRTGLARLIETSNMSETEYTAVAVDNPPLI, encoded by the coding sequence ATGAGTCTGAGCACCAGTGAGCTGGAGGACCTCTGGGAGTCGTTTGGGGACCTCAACTTTTCCTTAACATTTAGCAACATATCCAGCGTGGATGCGATGGTGTGCGCTACGGCCTTCAACCGCAGCGCTCTCCTCTACTCCATGTGCGTCCTCTACACGTTCATCTTCATCGTGGGCCTGGCTGCTAACGCGCTAGTCCTGTGGGTGAACATCCGAGCGCAGAGGGACTCCACCCCTCGCCATGAGACGCACATGTACATCGCCCACCTGGCGGTAgcggacctgtgtgtgtgtgccacgcTGCCCGTGTGGGTGAGCTCGCTGGCCCAGCACGGACACTGGCCTTTTGGGGAGGTGGCCTGTAAACTCACACACCTGCTGTTCTCCGTCAACCTCTTCGGCAGCATCTTCTTCCTGGCCTGCATGAGCGTGGACCGCTACCTGAGCGTGGCAAAGCACGGGGACGGCGAGGGAGGAGCGCGCAGGAAGCTGATCCGCCGcggagtgtgtgtgggtgtgtggctCCTGGCTCTCGTCGCCTCCCTCCCGGACACTTACTTCCTGGGTACTGTGAAGTCCACCCACGGGGACACCATGCTGTGCAGGCCTGTGTACCCGGAGGGAAACCCCAGGGAGTGGATGGTGGGCGTGCAGCTGAGCTTCATCCTGCTGGGCTTTGTCCTCCCCTTCCCCGTCATTGCAGTTTTTTACGCCCTGCTAGCGAGCGCTTTCAcccgctcttcttcttcttcctcaccgTCGTCCACGGTGGAGCAGGAGCGCCGCGTGAGTCGCAGGGTGATCCTGGCCTACATCGTGGTGTTTCTAGGCTGCTGGGGGCCGTACCACGCCGTCCTCCTCGCTGATTCTCTGTCTCAGCTGGGCCTGGTGCCTCTGACCTGCGGCCTGGAGAACGTGATCTACGTGGCCTTGCACCTCACTCAGTGCCTGTCTTTGCTCCACTGCTGCTTCAACCCCATCCTCTACAACTTCATCAACAGGAACTACCGCTACGACCTCATGAAGGCCTTCATCTTCAAATACTCAACGAGGACGGGCTTGGCTCGCCTCATTGAGACGTCCAACATGTCTGAGACTGAGTACACTGCTGTAGCTGTGGACAACCCACCGCTGATCTGA